The genome window GAGCCTCTAGGTTCCAGAGAACACTGCCGGTAACACTGGGCTGAACCCCCTCTACCCGATCGCGCACAGCATTCAGTGACTGAGGTGTGACCAGATAGATCATCGGCAACTGCTCCTGCACAATCTGTTGGAATTCGCCATAGATGGCCCGACGCTTGGCTGTGTCAAATTCCCGAGCCCCAGTGATAAACAACTGGTCAATGCGCTTCTCCCAATCACTGACTACATAGCCTGGAATTGGCGGATCTCCAGGACGAGCCCCTTGGTTGAAATCATGTAGGGTGCCATCGCTACGCCAGATATTGGCCCCGCTATTGGGTTCTAGGCCACCGGTCAAACCCAGTAGGATGCATTCCCAAGTACGAGCGTCGCTCTTGCTGATTAGCAGATTGAAGTCGATGGGAAAAAAGTCCACCTGAATGCCAAGACGAGCCAGGTCACTTTTGACTTGAGTGCCTAATGCCTCACGGTTTTTGTTGCCCGCGTTCGTATTCATGGTGAAGCGTACCGGGTTGCCCTCGGGATCTAGCAATAGTCCCTGGCTATTGAGTTTGTAGCCTGCGTCTTTCAGAATCGACTTGGCTTTATCCAGGTTGTAGTCGTAAGTCTTCAGCCCTTCTTGTGGCGATAAATAGAAGGGGCTCTGCACGGGAATAGGGGAATTCTGCGCCTGCCCTAGGCCCCGGAAGACATTGTCAATCATGGTTGGACGATCGAGGCCATAGGCAATGGCTTGACGAAAAGCTAAGTCATTGAACCACTTGGATCGAACCGGATTGACGTAGGGCTTACCGGACTTAGGATCGCGTCCTCGGTTCAAATTGAACTGAATAAAGCGGTCTCCTAAACTAGGGCCAGCATCATAAATAGTGAAATTATCGCGCTTTTCCTCTCGTTTAAGCAGTTGAAAATCTTCGGGTCGTAGGGTCAGCACATCCAAGTCGCGCGAACGAAATTGAATCAGTGAAGTATCAGTCGAGTCCACAATATTGAGAACGACTCGCTGAATATAAGGCTGACCTGCTTTGCGGTAGTGGGGGTTGCGCTCTAGAGTAATGCGCTCGGCAGGACGGTACTCCACCATCCGATAAGGACCGCAACCAATAATCTGCCTGACATCCGTGTCGATGCCCCAAGTGCTGAGAAAACGAGGGGTGCCATCAGACCCAATTTGGCTAACCGTAGGCCCCAAAATATGTTTGGGCAAAATTGGGACGCCGACCGTATCCAGGAACGGTGAGAATGGCTCAGGCAGTTCAAACTCAATCCGTAGCCGATCCAACTGGCGAACTTTAGGTAAAGCACCAGCATCCCCAATGCGCAGAACGTCCTTGTTGCCAGCAGGGATGCGGTCGTTAAACAGCACATCGCGAAAGGTGAACAGCACATCATCAGCAGTTAGTGCCTCACCATCGGACCATTTCAAGTTGTCACGTAAAGTGAAGACAATACGCTTGCCTCCGTCTAGAATCTGCCAAGTTTCGGCCAAGTTGGGTTCTAGCTGAGAGGTAATGCCATTGCGAGTAATCAGGCCCTCAAATAGAAATGCCCAAAGCTCCTGCGAGGTGGCTTCGTTAGAAATAACACTATTAAAGGTTTTGGGATCAGAGAAAGACAGCAACAGTTGGCTAGCGGGTGTGGCAGGCGTAACCGTGCAGGCAGTCAGGGCAAAGAGCAGGCAAAGAGCTACAACCCTTCGGATCCAGCCCCAAACAAGCGTTCGCATGACTAATCGCTCAATCGCAGGTCTTCTAAGTTCCACAGCAAGCTGCCCAAAGCACCTATTTGAATGCCTTCGACTCGACTACGGGCAGCACTTAAGGACAGCGGATTGACCAGATAGATCAATGGCAATTGCTCTTGCACAATCTGCTGAAACTCGTTGTAGATTACTTTGCGTTTCTCAACGTCAAACTCTTGCGTGCCCGCGAGCAAAAGTTGATCGATTTTCTTTTCCCAATCGGTTACGACACGACCCGGTAAGGGCGGTTCACCTGGCTGGGGCCCCTGATTGAAAGCATGGAGCGAGCCGGTACTACGCCAGATGTTCGACCCGTTGTTAGGTTCGGTGCCACCCCCCCCGAAGCTTAAAATAATCGCTTCCCAATCGCGAGTGCTCTTGAGCTTGGAGACCAGCAACGTGAATTGTAGTGGCACAAAATCAACCTGGATGCCAATTTTAGCCAGGTCGCTTTTGATCTGAGTGCCAGTTGCCTCGCGAACTTTATTGCCAGCATTAGTGCTAAGCGTAAAGCGAACTGCATTACCCTCAGCATCTAGCAATTGACCTTGAGCATTGTAGCGATAGCCTGCTTCTACCAAGATCGCTTTCGCTTTTTCTAGGTCGTAATCATAGGTTTTTAAGCCCTTGTCAGGTGGCAAATAATAGGGGCTTTGAACAATGATTGGGGAGTTTTGCGGTTCGCCCAGCCCACGGAAGACATTGTTGATCATCTCGGAGCGGTTGATCGCATAGGCAACTGCCCGACGAAAGGCGATATCGTTGAACCACTTGGAACGGATGGGGTTAACGAAAGGCTTATTGTTCTTGGAGTTCTTGCCCTGGCTTTGATTGAACGTGATGAAAAAGGTACTAGGAGCTGGACCCCCATTGTAGATGTCGAACTTATCGCGTTTTTCTTCTCGTTTTAATAATTCAAAATCTTCTGGACGCAGGCTTAACATGTCCAGATCGCGCGAGCGAAATTGCAGTAGCGCAGTATCTTGAGAATCGACAATGTTTAAGATGATGCGTTCAATATACGGTTTTCCTGCTAGGCGATAGTGGGGGTTACTCTCGAAAGCAATCCGCTCCGCCGGACGATATTCCGTCATCCTATAAAGACCACTGCCAACAATTTTGGTGACATCGCTATCGACGCCCCAACTGTTGACAAATGGGGGGGGCTGCTCAGCTGTTTTAGGCGTTAGCGTGCTCCGCAAAATGTGCTCAGGAAAGATTGCAGCCCCTACCGCTTCTAGGAAAGGGGAAAAGGGTTCTGGTAGTTTGAACTCGACTCGCAAGTCGTCGAGCTTCCGCACCTCGGGTAAGACCCCTGCATCGCCGATGCGCAAGATATCCCGAATTGGGGCTGGGATCCGCTCATCAAAGTACAGATCATTGAACGTAAAGACAACATCATTCGTGGTCAACGGTTGTCCATCTGACCACTTCAGTCCCCGCCGCAGCTTGAAGACAATGCGCTGACCATCATCCAGCACTTGCCAGCTTTCAGCCAGAGAGCCCTCAAACTCTTGGGTAATGCCATTTTTGCTGATCAACCCCTCGTACAAATAGCCGCAGGCTTCGGTGCTGGCTGAGTCATTGGCGATCACACAGTTGAAAGTTTTGGGGTCGGAAATCGACGACAACAACAGTTGCGGGGGCGGTGCAGCCGGTGAGGCACTACAGGCTCCCAGCAGACCAGTCACGACCAGGACCAGAACTAAAACCAGTAGCCGTTGAACAGCAGGAAAAAGGCGTTGCATTGTTTTAAAGGTCAAGCAGCTACTCGATGGCCATCTCAAGGACGATCTTCAGAGGTCTTCGCCAGGGGATCAGCGAGGTAGGATTCAGGATCAGGCAGCTCAGTAGAGGCTTCTGACACAGTGCCTTCTCGAGCGGAGGGCGGCAGGGCCCGGGTTGAGGGCGAGCTGCGCAAGGTAGCCCAAGCTGCCCGTACTCCTGTCCAGACACTTTTGCTAGTGATCTGCACCTCCTTAGCCTGGGACCGCACCCCGGTCACACTTCCTTCAACCTGCTTGACCACATTGGAAGCGCTCTGCACCCCATCTGAGACATCATCAGTCAGGTCACTAATTTCTAAACCTGTCAGTCGGATCGCCTCTAACGTGGGCGGTAATTCACGACGCAGAGTATCAAATAGTTTTTCGGCGCTACGGGCTGCACGAGCTAATTCTTGTAAGGCTGGTAGCGCTGCCACCAACACGGCAGTTAAACTCACTGCCACTAGCAAGATCGAAAGGCCCAGCCAAAAGATCGGTTCGCTCACAAAGTCGCCTCACCAGAATGCATCTTAGAGAGAATCTGGCGGAGTTTCGGACACGTTAATATCCGTTGTCGGCTCCGGCCGCTGCTTGAGATCACGGCGCTGTTGCACACCCGCCTCAATACCAACATTGACAGCCTCTCGCAACCGGCCCAGAGTCTCATGGAGTTGAAGGCGGGCCGACTCACTCAGCCGATCAGCCTGATATTGAACGCTGCTACCAAAATCCTCAGCAATCTCTGGCAGAGCATCAGCAGATTTTTTCAGTAGGCGGCGAGTATCGCGCCCTGGGCGGGGTGCCACCAGTAGTCCCAGCACGGTGCCAACGGCACTACCTAGAAATAGTCCAGCCCAGAACCCGCCACTACGGTTATCTGACATCGTGCATGTCTCTCTCGATGAGGTGAACCTTGAGGTGAACTCTGAAGTGGGTGAACCTTGAAGTGATACAAGGTGAGCTACTGCCAACCCAGTTGTCAACGGCTCATCAACCATTGGCTCAAGCGCGGACCTTACGAGTGCGGGAACGTAGGACTCTGTTGCCTACCCCTACCACCCGCAGTGCTTGCTGAGCCTGTTGCAGTTGTGGTGCGAGCTGAGCATAACGCTCCCGCAATTGAACCATTCCCATCTGGCCTTTGAGAATGGCATCCGGCGCACCATGGAGCAGGCCGTGGGTGCTGCGCTCAACATTATTCAACGTATCAGCAAGCTTGCCCAAAGTGCGCCGCAGTTTCCAGACCTGCCACGCTGACAATAGACAGATCAAGGTGAGAAGGGCATTGAGCACCAGCACTATCGTCAGCATCGCACGCACGTCTCCAGACGCTCTTCAAAGGGAGCACAAAGGGCACAAAGTCTAGAATCATCGGGCTAGAAACAAGGCAACATTCCTTGCATTCGTTGCTGTTATGCTAACGTGAAACCCCAAATTTCAACTGGTTTAAGCCGTTCGCTGAGCGAATTGCAGAGTAACTCAGAGGTCGTGATTTTCGAGGGTTCTCCCGCCGTTCTAGGCAGTCGGAGATATGGCGCAAACTTCGATCTCCATTGTCATTCCCACTTACGAAGAAGCGCTGAGCCTACCTGTAACCCTTAAGAGCTTAAGCCAGCAAGCACTGCCTTTTGAGGTGTTTGTCGCTGATGGGGGTTCGAGCGATGGCACGCTGGAAGTTGCCCAACAGCTCACCTCGGTTTTGCCTTTTTCTCTACAGGCGGGGATCAGTCCTGAGCGGGGACGGGCTGCTCAGATGAACTGGGGAGCCGCCCAGACCCGTGCAGAAATTTTGCTATTTCTGCACGCTGACACGCATTTGCCGCAAAGGGCTTTAGAACGCTTACGGGGCGCCTTGCGTGATCCCGGTGTCGTGGGGGGGCGCTTTGCTCTGG of Leptolyngbya sp. FACHB-261 contains these proteins:
- a CDS encoding ABC transporter substrate-binding protein, with protein sequence MRTLVWGWIRRVVALCLLFALTACTVTPATPASQLLLSFSDPKTFNSVISNEATSQELWAFLFEGLITRNGITSQLEPNLAETWQILDGGKRIVFTLRDNLKWSDGEALTADDVLFTFRDVLFNDRIPAGNKDVLRIGDAGALPKVRQLDRLRIEFELPEPFSPFLDTVGVPILPKHILGPTVSQIGSDGTPRFLSTWGIDTDVRQIIGCGPYRMVEYRPAERITLERNPHYRKAGQPYIQRVVLNIVDSTDTSLIQFRSRDLDVLTLRPEDFQLLKREEKRDNFTIYDAGPSLGDRFIQFNLNRGRDPKSGKPYVNPVRSKWFNDLAFRQAIAYGLDRPTMIDNVFRGLGQAQNSPIPVQSPFYLSPQEGLKTYDYNLDKAKSILKDAGYKLNSQGLLLDPEGNPVRFTMNTNAGNKNREALGTQVKSDLARLGIQVDFFPIDFNLLISKSDARTWECILLGLTGGLEPNSGANIWRSDGTLHDFNQGARPGDPPIPGYVVSDWEKRIDQLFITGAREFDTAKRRAIYGEFQQIVQEQLPMIYLVTPQSLNAVRDRVEGVQPSVTGSVLWNLEALRLHQT
- a CDS encoding ABC transporter substrate-binding protein; amino-acid sequence: MQRLFPAVQRLLVLVLVLVVTGLLGACSASPAAPPPQLLLSSISDPKTFNCVIANDSASTEACGYLYEGLISKNGITQEFEGSLAESWQVLDDGQRIVFKLRRGLKWSDGQPLTTNDVVFTFNDLYFDERIPAPIRDILRIGDAGVLPEVRKLDDLRVEFKLPEPFSPFLEAVGAAIFPEHILRSTLTPKTAEQPPPFVNSWGVDSDVTKIVGSGLYRMTEYRPAERIAFESNPHYRLAGKPYIERIILNIVDSQDTALLQFRSRDLDMLSLRPEDFELLKREEKRDKFDIYNGGPAPSTFFITFNQSQGKNSKNNKPFVNPIRSKWFNDIAFRRAVAYAINRSEMINNVFRGLGEPQNSPIIVQSPYYLPPDKGLKTYDYDLEKAKAILVEAGYRYNAQGQLLDAEGNAVRFTLSTNAGNKVREATGTQIKSDLAKIGIQVDFVPLQFTLLVSKLKSTRDWEAIILSFGGGGTEPNNGSNIWRSTGSLHAFNQGPQPGEPPLPGRVVTDWEKKIDQLLLAGTQEFDVEKRKVIYNEFQQIVQEQLPLIYLVNPLSLSAARSRVEGIQIGALGSLLWNLEDLRLSD
- a CDS encoding YtxH domain-containing protein, with translation MSDNRSGGFWAGLFLGSAVGTVLGLLVAPRPGRDTRRLLKKSADALPEIAEDFGSSVQYQADRLSESARLQLHETLGRLREAVNVGIEAGVQQRRDLKQRPEPTTDINVSETPPDSL
- a CDS encoding TIGR04283 family arsenosugar biosynthesis glycosyltransferase, yielding MAQTSISIVIPTYEEALSLPVTLKSLSQQALPFEVFVADGGSSDGTLEVAQQLTSVLPFSLQAGISPERGRAAQMNWGAAQTRAEILLFLHADTHLPQRALERLRGALRDPGVVGGRFALALDAQDWPYPLIAWSSNWRTRLTGICTGDMAIFVRRSVFEQLGGYPQQPLMEDLELSRRLRKLGRLTWLDLPVVTSARRWQQYGPWRTIALMQTLRYAYWVGVEPEQLARWYRQVR